In Herpetosiphonaceae bacterium, one genomic interval encodes:
- the erpA gene encoding iron-sulfur cluster insertion protein ErpA: MATIPLVDTNTLVTLTPTAAEKLQGLMKEKQLENHALRVFVAGGGCSGLQYGMTFDDETHPGDAEFEVSGLKVRVDPMSARYIQGANIDYQDSLMGGGFKIDNPNAVASCGCGSSFRPRDEEGYEDASAGGGCGSGGCGCGH; encoded by the coding sequence ATGGCAACGATTCCGCTCGTTGACACCAATACTCTGGTAACACTCACGCCGACAGCCGCAGAAAAACTGCAGGGCCTGATGAAAGAAAAGCAGCTCGAAAATCATGCGCTGCGCGTCTTCGTCGCTGGCGGTGGCTGCTCTGGCCTTCAATATGGCATGACGTTCGACGATGAGACGCATCCCGGCGATGCCGAGTTTGAGGTCAGCGGCCTGAAAGTTCGCGTCGACCCGATGAGCGCGCGCTATATTCAGGGCGCGAACATCGATTATCAGGATTCGCTGATGGGCGGCGGGTTTAAGATCGATAATCCCAACGCTGTCGCGTCCTGCGGCTGTGGCTCGTCGTTCCGCCCGCGCGACGAGGAAGGCTACGAGGATGCCTCGGCTGGCGGTGGCTGCGGCAGCGGCGGGTGTGGCTGCGGCCACTAG
- a CDS encoding adenine phosphoribosyltransferase: MANVKLEELIRNVPDFPIPGVQFKDITTLLREGAAFQTVIEQIVERFQNERVDIVAGVESRGFIFSAPVAYKLGAGLVPIRKPGKLPAQTVEVAYSLEYGTNVLQMHADAFEPGARVLIVDDLLATGGTVAAAVELVRHLGGEIVGLAFVIELLFLEGRRQLGDYPIHSLVQY, translated from the coding sequence ATGGCAAATGTCAAGCTGGAAGAGCTGATCCGCAACGTGCCGGATTTTCCCATTCCCGGCGTGCAGTTCAAGGATATTACGACGCTGCTGCGCGAGGGCGCTGCTTTTCAGACCGTGATCGAGCAGATCGTCGAGCGGTTCCAGAATGAGCGCGTCGATATTGTGGCGGGCGTTGAGTCGCGCGGCTTTATCTTCTCCGCGCCGGTCGCCTACAAGCTCGGCGCGGGGCTGGTGCCGATCCGCAAGCCGGGCAAGCTCCCCGCCCAGACGGTCGAAGTGGCCTACTCGCTTGAGTACGGCACCAACGTTTTGCAGATGCACGCCGACGCATTCGAGCCGGGCGCGCGCGTGCTGATCGTCGATGACCTCCTGGCAACGGGCGGCACCGTCGCGGCGGCAGTGGAGCTGGTGCGTCATCTGGGCGGCGAGATCGTCGGGCTGGCCTTTGTGATCGAGCTGCTCTTTCTGGAAGGTCGCAGGCAGCTTGGCGACTATCCAATCCACTCGCTGGTCCAGTATTAG
- the trpC gene encoding indole-3-glycerol phosphate synthase TrpC, with translation MSEATYLDRILAHKREEVARQHLKVPLAEIQERAQAALPPRSFGAVLRRHRLSLIAEVKQKSPSKGVLAPNFDPIKLAQTYIASGADALSVLTDVRFFGGSLQYLKTIRAMQPDPPEDGRPGSDAEAGAVYVPLLRKDFILEPYQVYEARAYGADALLLIVAALDDGRLRALLDLTEALGMEALVEVHDEHELERALALGASIVGVNNRNLHTFEVSLTTTERLLAALPSTSRPILVSESGIRGSEDCARLRAWGADAILVGEAIVTAPNIAAKIRELTGEAPEEPTTA, from the coding sequence ATGAGCGAAGCAACGTATCTTGACCGGATTCTTGCCCATAAGCGCGAAGAGGTCGCCCGACAACATCTGAAGGTGCCGCTGGCCGAGATCCAGGAGCGTGCTCAGGCGGCGCTCCCACCACGATCGTTTGGCGCAGTTCTGCGCCGCCACCGGCTGAGCTTGATCGCCGAGGTCAAGCAGAAAAGCCCATCGAAAGGCGTGCTCGCCCCGAACTTCGACCCGATCAAGCTGGCGCAGACGTACATCGCGAGCGGCGCGGATGCGCTGTCGGTGCTCACCGATGTCCGCTTCTTCGGCGGCAGCCTCCAGTATCTCAAGACGATCCGGGCCATGCAGCCCGACCCCCCGGAAGATGGGCGGCCTGGGTCGGATGCCGAAGCCGGGGCGGTGTACGTCCCACTATTACGAAAAGATTTCATTTTGGAGCCGTATCAGGTATACGAGGCGCGAGCCTACGGAGCCGACGCGCTCCTGCTGATCGTGGCGGCGCTGGACGACGGGCGGCTGCGCGCGCTGCTGGATCTCACCGAGGCGCTGGGGATGGAGGCGCTGGTCGAAGTGCATGACGAGCACGAGCTGGAGCGAGCGCTGGCGCTGGGCGCGTCGATCGTCGGCGTGAACAATCGCAACCTGCACACCTTCGAGGTCAGCCTCACCACCACCGAGCGACTCCTGGCCGCGCTACCGTCCACCAGCCGCCCGATCCTGGTCAGCGAAAGCGGAATCCGGGGCAGCGAAGATTGCGCGCGTTTGCGGGCCTGGGGTGCGGATGCTATACTTGTAGGCGAAGCGATTGTGACGGCACCGAATATTGCCGCTAAAATTCGCGAACTGACCGGAGAAGCGCCGGAGGAGCCTACTACAGCGTGA
- a CDS encoding DUF554 domain-containing protein has product MILPVGTLINVATVALGTLLGVLIGNRLPERFRETAMAVTGIVTLVLGLHMTASTHNILLTLGGVLIGGMLGEWWQIDAALDHVGRRVEALVARRTRPTQQLDTFAQDNGDPRDPESRLKRQTSVATAFVTASLIFCVGPITILGSIQDGLRGDYQLIAIKSLLDMIASLTLASALGWGVGLSTLTIFVVQGGITLLARVLGESATGLVSERTILAGGTTLPLGSVMLDEMTAAGGILMLGIGLLLLELKRIRVANLIPAIATAPALVLLLYAIGAPVAP; this is encoded by the coding sequence GTGATCCTGCCTGTCGGAACGTTGATCAATGTTGCTACAGTCGCTCTTGGAACGCTGCTTGGTGTCCTCATCGGCAATCGGCTGCCGGAGCGCTTTCGCGAGACGGCTATGGCAGTGACCGGAATCGTGACGCTGGTGCTGGGCCTGCACATGACGGCGAGCACGCACAACATCTTGCTGACGCTCGGCGGCGTGCTGATCGGCGGAATGCTCGGCGAATGGTGGCAGATCGATGCCGCGCTTGACCACGTTGGCCGCCGCGTCGAGGCGCTTGTGGCACGTCGCACGCGACCAACGCAGCAGCTCGACACGTTCGCGCAGGACAACGGCGATCCGCGCGATCCGGAGTCACGGCTTAAGCGCCAGACAAGCGTGGCAACGGCCTTTGTCACTGCCAGCCTGATCTTCTGTGTTGGGCCGATCACGATCCTGGGATCGATCCAGGATGGGCTGCGGGGCGATTACCAGCTTATCGCGATCAAATCGCTGCTCGACATGATCGCATCGCTGACATTAGCCTCGGCGCTTGGCTGGGGCGTCGGCTTATCAACGCTCACCATTTTTGTCGTTCAGGGCGGCATCACGCTCCTGGCACGGGTCTTGGGAGAGAGCGCGACAGGGCTGGTGAGCGAGCGAACGATTCTTGCTGGAGGAACAACGCTACCGCTGGGGAGCGTCATGTTGGACGAAATGACGGCAGCAGGCGGAATTCTGATGCTGGGAATCGGGTTATTGCTCCTGGAGCTCAAGCGCATCCGGGTTGCCAACCTCATCCCAGCAATCGCAACTGCGCCCGCGCTTGTGCTGCTGTTGTACGCGATCGGCGCGCCTGTCGCGCCCTAA
- a CDS encoding NYN domain-containing protein: MERPKTRSDVAVFVDFENVYVSVREKFDATPNFEMIMDRCEDYGRIVIARAYADWYRYPRVTSALFANGVEPMYVPTYYYDREVGRTGRPIKNSVDIHLCIDVMRTLYTQTHLDKFVLVTGDRDFIPLVNAIRQHGKEVVIIGIGGAASAHLAQSADEFLFYEQIADLKSPQQRQEQQRQEQQQAKAERREREKTERAERERERGDGNGKVEARREREKTERPAPAPEVEAPAPQRSVYDTLVDAIQLARQRGFVSNLGSLKVLMRELDSGFNESKVKDSSGRPFSKFKDFVKEAERQGKVQIFTNGTVTEVFLPGEDPMRVSQFAEDLASQQAERELESELELEEALLAPEAPEMLDVVEHPYIVPEVVEIPGVVEPVEAEPQPVVAPIEEEVPVAEAPAQEQTTRPSFGEREWQIFRGSMSQFTDPVRFAEIFSALRGLRNQEIIDLTNNELKELVKQAINRGMLQRTGRGAKAYYRLSSQYRIARDNFYSEQPQTETAETQPRAEAAGQTAAEAPVVESAAGLVQEAGAAAAAPRRRRARTYSKQAQAAEASAEPAAETTAAPAPETIEPLAAESRAPQPAEDESEQPAQQKTEEPAAKPRRNRRKKPASAAAEAAQPAAPSSEAPAEPVTASADQPDGAADTDDARKATNGTKKRRSRRKKTTATGDEATAGEAESANE; this comes from the coding sequence ATGGAGAGACCAAAAACCCGCTCAGACGTAGCCGTTTTTGTGGATTTTGAAAACGTCTATGTCTCCGTGCGCGAGAAGTTCGACGCGACGCCGAACTTTGAGATGATCATGGACCGCTGCGAAGACTACGGTCGCATCGTTATCGCCCGCGCCTACGCCGACTGGTACCGCTACCCACGTGTCACCTCGGCCCTATTTGCCAACGGCGTCGAGCCGATGTACGTCCCCACCTACTACTACGATCGCGAGGTAGGCCGCACGGGCCGCCCGATTAAGAACAGCGTCGATATTCACCTCTGCATCGACGTGATGCGCACGCTCTACACGCAGACTCACCTTGACAAATTCGTGCTTGTCACCGGCGATCGGGATTTTATCCCGCTGGTCAATGCGATCCGGCAGCACGGCAAAGAGGTCGTGATCATCGGTATTGGCGGCGCTGCTAGCGCGCACCTGGCTCAGAGCGCCGACGAATTTCTCTTCTACGAGCAGATCGCCGATCTCAAGTCGCCCCAGCAGCGCCAGGAGCAGCAGCGTCAGGAGCAGCAGCAGGCCAAGGCCGAGCGCCGCGAGCGCGAAAAGACCGAGCGTGCCGAGCGCGAGCGGGAGCGCGGCGACGGCAACGGCAAGGTCGAGGCCAGGCGCGAGCGCGAAAAGACCGAGCGCCCCGCGCCCGCGCCTGAGGTCGAGGCACCAGCGCCACAGCGCTCCGTCTACGACACGCTCGTCGATGCGATCCAGCTGGCGCGTCAGCGTGGCTTCGTCAGCAACCTGGGATCGCTCAAGGTGCTGATGCGTGAGCTTGACAGCGGCTTCAACGAGTCGAAAGTCAAGGACTCCAGCGGTCGTCCGTTCTCGAAGTTCAAGGACTTCGTCAAGGAGGCGGAGCGGCAGGGCAAGGTGCAGATCTTCACCAACGGCACGGTGACAGAGGTCTTCCTGCCGGGCGAAGATCCGATGCGCGTCAGCCAGTTCGCCGAGGATCTTGCCTCGCAGCAGGCCGAGCGCGAGCTGGAGAGCGAGCTGGAGCTAGAGGAAGCGCTGCTCGCGCCTGAGGCTCCGGAGATGCTCGATGTCGTTGAGCATCCGTATATCGTGCCGGAGGTCGTGGAGATTCCCGGCGTCGTCGAGCCAGTCGAGGCCGAGCCGCAGCCCGTTGTCGCGCCGATCGAGGAAGAAGTACCGGTAGCCGAGGCTCCGGCCCAGGAGCAGACCACGCGGCCAAGCTTCGGCGAGCGCGAGTGGCAGATCTTCCGGGGCTCGATGTCGCAGTTCACCGATCCGGTTCGCTTTGCCGAGATCTTCAGCGCGCTGCGCGGCCTGCGTAACCAGGAGATCATCGATCTCACCAACAACGAGCTGAAAGAGCTGGTCAAGCAGGCGATCAACCGGGGCATGCTCCAGCGCACCGGGCGCGGCGCGAAAGCCTACTACCGGCTAAGCTCGCAGTACCGTATTGCCCGCGACAATTTCTACAGCGAGCAGCCGCAAACCGAGACAGCCGAAACACAGCCGCGCGCCGAAGCAGCCGGTCAGACGGCGGCGGAAGCGCCCGTCGTTGAAAGCGCAGCGGGCCTGGTTCAGGAGGCCGGGGCTGCCGCCGCCGCGCCACGCCGACGCCGGGCGCGGACTTATAGCAAGCAAGCGCAGGCAGCCGAGGCATCAGCGGAGCCAGCCGCCGAAACCACCGCTGCTCCCGCGCCGGAGACGATCGAGCCGCTGGCCGCCGAGAGCCGCGCGCCCCAGCCCGCCGAAGACGAGAGCGAGCAGCCCGCGCAGCAGAAGACCGAAGAGCCTGCGGCCAAGCCGCGCCGCAATCGCCGCAAGAAACCGGCGAGCGCGGCGGCAGAAGCGGCTCAACCGGCGGCACCTTCGAGCGAAGCGCCAGCCGAGCCTGTGACGGCCAGTGCCGATCAGCCGGATGGCGCAGCCGATACCGACGATGCGCGCAAGGCGACCAACGGCACCAAAAAGCGTCGCAGCCGTCGCAAAAAGACGACCGCGACCGGAGACGAGGCGACCGCTGGCGAGGCCGAGAGCGCTAACGAGTAG
- a CDS encoding phosphoribosylanthranilate isomerase, whose protein sequence is MTVDVKICGIMTPEHGRAAVAAGADFVGLVFAPSKRRISLLQARKIVAAVRAAADETGKVVGLVGVFVNEQPETINRIADEVGLDWAQLSGHEEVALAAAISRPVIKAIRFDRHPSEAGWLAQTGDSGQVAPLLIDAHVAGSFGGAGVTGDWEQAAAIARQRPTWLAGGLTPENVAAAVRRVQPNVVDVSSGVESGGVKDVAKIQVFIYAAKRASLADLADTAQDARSATRDSHSMQEE, encoded by the coding sequence ATGACTGTCGACGTGAAAATATGCGGCATCATGACGCCTGAGCATGGTCGGGCCGCAGTAGCCGCTGGTGCCGATTTCGTTGGGCTGGTCTTTGCGCCAAGCAAGCGGCGCATCAGCCTCCTGCAAGCGCGTAAGATCGTCGCTGCCGTTCGCGCGGCGGCAGACGAGACAGGCAAGGTCGTCGGTCTTGTCGGCGTGTTCGTCAACGAGCAGCCCGAGACGATCAACCGTATCGCCGACGAGGTTGGCCTGGATTGGGCGCAGCTTAGCGGCCATGAAGAGGTGGCGCTTGCCGCTGCGATCAGCAGGCCGGTGATCAAAGCGATCCGCTTCGATCGGCATCCCAGCGAGGCCGGTTGGCTGGCTCAGACAGGCGACTCCGGGCAGGTAGCGCCGCTGCTGATCGACGCCCATGTAGCGGGATCGTTCGGCGGCGCGGGCGTTACCGGCGACTGGGAGCAGGCGGCGGCAATTGCCCGCCAGCGCCCAACCTGGCTGGCAGGCGGTCTAACGCCTGAAAACGTCGCGGCTGCCGTTCGGCGCGTCCAGCCCAACGTGGTTGACGTGAGCAGCGGCGTCGAAAGCGGCGGCGTGAAGGATGTCGCAAAAATTCAAGTCTTTATCTATGCAGCCAAGCGCGCGAGCCTCGCCGATCTCGCCGACACCGCCCAGGACGCTCGCAGCGCTACCAGAGATTCGCATTCGATGCAGGAGGAATGA
- a CDS encoding Trm112 family protein, with product MKTFRRLLGLGLLAGLGYAIVRLYRQYQEDSAFDLAPVGNLSGNGTAPGAKRTISKELLEILACPVDKGPVELMTDADGKEWLVNRRNGYRYPIEDGIPIMLIEEGEKHKDESLITA from the coding sequence ATGAAAACCTTTCGGCGATTACTTGGACTTGGTCTATTGGCCGGGCTAGGCTACGCGATCGTACGCCTGTACCGCCAGTACCAGGAAGATAGCGCCTTTGATCTTGCGCCCGTGGGCAACTTGAGCGGCAACGGCACGGCTCCCGGCGCGAAACGCACGATCAGCAAGGAGCTATTGGAGATCCTGGCCTGTCCCGTCGACAAAGGGCCGGTTGAGCTCATGACGGATGCCGACGGCAAAGAGTGGCTCGTCAATCGGCGCAACGGCTATCGCTACCCGATCGAAGACGGCATTCCGATCATGCTGATCGAGGAGGGCGAGAAGCACAAGGACGAAAGCCTGATCACCGCCTAG
- a CDS encoding ATP-binding protein: MPVHARLFRWLVGAVGLLSMVFLIPWIDLSALPYLIFLATIGVAAELLLTIRFSPQRALSLGATFTFAVFLIFGAAPAALVQVVSWILSQLSQIFYPRMRTPSRIFIIFNAGQIALCGVSAGLIIWLLLGRPLNQPPSDPVTALLIYALTYLLINVLLTTVATWLRFGWTEVYQQLWPNVSLWTMLSFIICIPLAMVVASFRSGAVGFVLDVLLMFGVLAVVSYIVRITLRLQAANRELKVLNEISHNLAGSLVLDDLFPSIYRSVQQVMPADVFLIGLVNDEYTEIEVPFLIEQDELLAPRTFPLEATIADQVLRSGHSVFMSDLKVTDQHVRFGRVDKHSAAVIFVPLYVGDQVIGVMSAQSYLPNAYTARQLELLTSISQIAAVAINNARLFAREKEVLRSREEFVSLVAHELKNPLAALLGHSQLLERRVRQADEKLRRPVGVIQEQGERMNRLVEDLLDLSRADSGRLTLHMQRIDLASLVRNVVDQQSVLTTRHGLVVECQEPLSLIDGDVLRLTQVLQNLLSNAIKYSPHGGTITVRLSVRTSDDARWPRRIRRQIKTARSWVLVQVVDQGIGIPPDQIGRIFDRFYRARNTVQADVTGTGLGLSVCDGMIKAHGGVIWAESKWENGSTFSFALPVPSAE; this comes from the coding sequence ATGCCTGTGCATGCGCGCCTGTTTCGCTGGTTGGTTGGTGCTGTCGGCCTGCTGTCGATGGTATTCCTCATTCCCTGGATCGATCTATCTGCCCTGCCTTATCTGATCTTTCTGGCTACAATTGGCGTGGCCGCCGAGCTACTGCTGACGATTCGCTTTAGCCCACAGCGCGCGCTCTCGTTGGGCGCGACGTTTACCTTCGCCGTTTTCCTGATCTTTGGTGCGGCTCCGGCGGCGCTGGTTCAGGTCGTAAGCTGGATCTTGAGCCAATTATCCCAGATTTTCTATCCACGGATGCGCACGCCAAGCCGTATTTTCATCATCTTCAACGCCGGTCAGATCGCGCTCTGCGGCGTGAGCGCCGGTCTGATCATTTGGCTGCTCCTGGGCAGGCCGCTGAATCAGCCGCCAAGCGATCCTGTGACGGCGCTGCTGATCTATGCGCTGACCTACCTGCTGATCAACGTCCTGCTCACGACGGTCGCTACCTGGCTCCGCTTCGGCTGGACTGAAGTGTACCAGCAGCTCTGGCCGAATGTCAGCCTGTGGACGATGCTGAGCTTCATCATCTGTATTCCCCTCGCCATGGTCGTCGCCAGCTTCCGCAGCGGCGCCGTCGGCTTTGTGCTGGATGTGCTGCTGATGTTCGGCGTGCTGGCCGTTGTCAGCTACATTGTGCGCATCACGCTGCGGCTTCAGGCGGCCAACCGCGAGCTGAAGGTGCTCAACGAGATCAGCCATAACCTGGCGGGCTCCCTGGTGCTGGACGACCTGTTTCCCTCGATCTATCGCAGCGTGCAGCAAGTCATGCCCGCCGATGTCTTTCTGATCGGTCTGGTCAACGACGAGTATACCGAGATCGAGGTGCCGTTTCTGATCGAGCAGGACGAGCTGCTGGCTCCGCGCACGTTCCCGCTGGAGGCGACGATCGCCGACCAGGTATTGCGGAGCGGGCACTCGGTCTTTATGTCCGACCTCAAAGTCACCGACCAGCACGTGCGCTTCGGGCGCGTCGATAAGCATTCGGCGGCGGTGATCTTCGTGCCGCTGTACGTCGGCGATCAGGTGATCGGCGTGATGTCGGCGCAGAGCTACCTGCCGAACGCGTACACGGCGCGTCAGCTTGAGCTGCTAACCTCGATTAGCCAGATCGCCGCTGTGGCGATCAATAACGCCCGGCTCTTCGCCCGCGAGAAAGAAGTGCTGCGCAGCCGCGAGGAGTTTGTATCGCTGGTGGCGCATGAGCTGAAGAATCCGCTGGCGGCGCTGCTGGGCCACTCGCAGCTTTTAGAGCGGCGCGTGCGTCAGGCGGACGAGAAGCTGCGCCGTCCCGTGGGCGTGATTCAGGAACAGGGCGAGCGCATGAACCGGCTGGTCGAGGACCTGCTGGATCTTTCGAGGGCCGACTCGGGCAGGCTCACGCTGCACATGCAGCGGATTGATCTGGCGTCGCTGGTTCGTAACGTCGTCGATCAGCAGAGCGTTTTGACCACGCGCCACGGCCTGGTGGTCGAGTGCCAGGAGCCGCTGTCGCTGATCGACGGCGATGTGCTGCGGCTGACGCAGGTGTTGCAAAATTTGCTGAGCAACGCGATCAAATACTCGCCGCACGGCGGCACGATCACCGTCAGGCTCTCGGTTCGCACCAGCGACGATGCGCGATGGCCGCGCCGCATCCGCAGGCAGATCAAAACAGCGCGCTCCTGGGTGCTCGTGCAGGTTGTCGACCAAGGCATCGGCATTCCTCCCGATCAAATTGGCCGCATCTTCGACCGCTTCTATCGCGCGCGGAATACCGTACAGGCCGATGTGACAGGCACGGGCCTGGGGTTGAGCGTGTGTGATGGCATGATCAAAGCGCATGGCGGCGTGATCTGGGCCGAGTCCAAGTGGGAGAACGGATCGACATTTTCGTTTGCCCTGCCCGTGCCGTCGGCGGAGTAG
- a CDS encoding aminotransferase class I/II-fold pyridoxal phosphate-dependent enzyme: MATINRPMVDAASYFENNQHASPRDLSEVAAGLVGSEILKISADIRAMQAAGKPVLNLTVGDFSPKEFPVPQALTEASISALQAGQTNYPPSDGVLELRQAIQHLYARELGLSYPLSSIVVQSGGRPGIYATYRALLNPGDTVIYPMPSWNNNHYSHLVGATPIEIETRREEGFLPTAEALAPHIGAARLICLNSPLNPTGTVIEPERLRAICELVLEENARRVEQERPALYLLFDQIYWMLTFGDAHHYTPPEVAPEMINYTILVDGISKGFAATGLRVGWTIAPPVVAAPLKDIIAHIGAWAPKPVQLATAELLNDVEAIHEYHGQMKTEVQARLNALYEGFQTMRAEGLPVDCMAPEGAIYLSAQLDLIGRSVDGETFTTNDDIRRFVLDSAGFGVVPFGAFGFKEQNGWFRISVGAVSRQEIASGLPRLRDALRQVR, from the coding sequence ATGGCAACAATCAACCGTCCAATGGTCGATGCAGCAAGCTACTTCGAGAACAATCAGCATGCATCACCGCGTGATCTTTCCGAAGTCGCGGCGGGACTCGTCGGCTCGGAGATTCTAAAAATTTCCGCCGATATTCGGGCGATGCAGGCTGCCGGAAAGCCCGTGCTCAATCTGACCGTTGGCGATTTCAGCCCGAAAGAGTTTCCGGTGCCCCAGGCGCTCACCGAAGCCTCGATTAGCGCGCTCCAGGCCGGGCAGACCAACTACCCGCCGTCGGATGGCGTGCTTGAGCTGCGGCAAGCGATCCAGCATCTCTACGCCCGCGAGCTGGGTCTGTCCTATCCGCTCTCGTCGATCGTGGTGCAGAGCGGCGGGCGTCCAGGGATCTATGCCACCTATCGCGCGCTGCTCAACCCCGGCGATACAGTGATCTACCCGATGCCGTCGTGGAACAACAACCACTACAGCCATCTGGTCGGCGCGACTCCCATCGAGATCGAGACGCGGCGCGAGGAAGGTTTCCTGCCGACGGCAGAGGCGCTCGCTCCGCATATCGGCGCGGCGCGGCTGATCTGCCTCAACAGCCCGCTCAATCCCACCGGCACCGTGATCGAGCCGGAGCGGCTGCGCGCTATCTGCGAGCTGGTGCTTGAGGAGAACGCTCGCCGCGTCGAGCAGGAGCGTCCAGCGCTCTATCTGCTTTTCGATCAGATCTACTGGATGCTGACCTTCGGCGATGCGCACCACTACACGCCACCTGAGGTCGCGCCGGAGATGATCAACTACACGATCCTGGTCGACGGGATCTCGAAAGGCTTTGCCGCGACCGGCCTGCGGGTTGGCTGGACGATCGCGCCGCCGGTCGTCGCCGCGCCGCTCAAGGATATTATCGCGCACATCGGCGCGTGGGCACCCAAGCCGGTCCAGCTTGCCACTGCGGAGCTGCTCAACGATGTCGAGGCGATCCACGAGTACCACGGGCAGATGAAGACCGAGGTTCAGGCGCGGCTCAACGCGCTCTACGAGGGCTTTCAGACCATGCGGGCCGAGGGCCTGCCGGTCGATTGTATGGCTCCCGAAGGCGCGATCTACCTTTCGGCGCAGCTCGATCTGATCGGGCGCTCGGTCGACGGCGAGACGTTCACCACCAACGACGACATCCGCCGCTTCGTGCTTGACAGTGCGGGCTTTGGCGTGGTGCCCTTCGGCGCGTTCGGCTTCAAGGAGCAAAACGGCTGGTTCCGCATCTCGGTGGGCGCTGTCTCGCGCCAGGAGATCGCCAGCGGGCTGCCACGGCTGCGCGATGCGCTGAGGCAGGTGAGGTAG